One Phoenix dactylifera cultivar Barhee BC4 chromosome 14, palm_55x_up_171113_PBpolish2nd_filt_p, whole genome shotgun sequence DNA window includes the following coding sequences:
- the LOC120113005 gene encoding peptidyl-prolyl cis-trans isomerase CYP21-4-like: MARIKPQALLQQSKRKKGPARISLTSIITCNLVVILIVLSLYATYKHWYRRSSYQQVVGLHNFEHSETFGESKKHDLPSYAILNTAKGSITMELYKDASPDIVDKFVELCRNGYFKGMPFHHVIKNYVIQGGESQRLGAVEDWILKGKSHGRLAISPKHEAFMIGTTRANPDDKGFELFITTAPIPDLNDKLALFGRVIKGEDVVQEIEEVDTDEHYRAKSPVWIIDVTLKQEL; this comes from the exons ATGGCAAGAATCAAACCACAGGCATTGTTACAACAAAGCAAAAGGAAGAAGGGTCCAGCACGAATAAGTCTGACCAGCATCATTACTTGCAACCTCGTTGTCATTTTGATTGTTTTATCCCTATATGCCACTTACAAGCACTGGTATCGAAG GTCAAGCTATCAACAAGTGGTTGGCTTGCACAATTTTGAG CACTCAGAAACCTTTGGAGAATCAAAGAAACATGATCTTCCAAGCTACGCT ATTTTGAACACCGCCAAAGGTTCAATAACCATGGAGCTCTACAAGGATGCTTCTCCTGACATTGTGGACAAGTTTGTTGAGTTATG TCGAAATGGTTATTTCAAAGGGATGCCTTTTCATCATGTGATAAAGAACTATGTAATTCAAGGAGGTGAATCTCAAAGACTTGGAGCTGTGGAAGATTGGATACTGAAAGGAAAATCCCATGGTCGACTTGCTATAAG CCCAAAGCATGAAGCATTCATGATTGGAACCACAAGGGCTAATCCCGATGATAAAGGATTCGAGCTCTTTATTACAACGGCACCAATTCCTGACTTAAATGACAAACTTGCTCTCTTTGGACGGGTCATCAAGGGAGAGGATGTGGTCCAG GAAATTGAGGAAGTTGACACAGATGAACATTATCGGGCCAAGTCCCCTGTGTGGATCATCGACGTCACACTAAAACAGGAGCTTTGA
- the LOC103696331 gene encoding AT-hook motif nuclear-localized protein 7-like, translating to MEARENVVVSGPSEAGGGGDGAKDSPSSTPSPSPTPSPPACSGAVGTGAVVPPPPPPVMGMATSMSMGMGVGMGMGMGMGSGGSEDLARKKRGRPRKYGTDGSSMSLALSPTSSCSPFSPVGVDFSGKRGRGRPPGSGKRQLLAALGEWFAYSAGGNFTPHVVTVGTGEDVAARILSFSQKGPRAICILSANGAISNVTLRQPGSSGGTLTYEGRFEILSLSGSFTVTETGGVRSRSGGISVSLAGPDGRVVGGGVAGLLLAASPIQVVVGSFLPNTFKEHKRKAAPESAFSPIPASTGVLTAARPITQATPDDDCETPSATVPGQGRGDAENSMSNPPNPNSSSFRTADWHGLQSSGHKPSPDINICLPAE from the exons ATGGAAGCGAGGGAGAACGTCGTGGTGAGCGGGCCTTCTgaagctggaggaggaggagatggagcGAAGGACTCTCCGTCTTCCACCCCATCTCCATCTCCGACTCCGTCCCCGCCAGCTTGCTCGGGCGCGGTAGGGACGGGAGCTGtggtgccgccgccgccgccgcctgtcATGGGGATGGCGACGAGCATGAGCATGGGCATGGGGGtagggatggggatggggatggggatggggagcGGCGGCAGCGAGGACCTTGCCCGGAAGAAGCGGGGGAGGCCCCGGAAGTACGGGACCGATGGGAGCAGCATGTCCCTGGCGCTCTCTCCCACCTCCTCCTGCTCCCCTTTCTCTCCCGTCGGCGTCGACTTCTCTGGCAAACGGGGTAGAGGGCGGCCACCAGGCTCCGGCAAGCGCCAGCTCCTTGCAGCTCTCG GCGAGTGGTTTGCGTACTCGGCTGGAGGGAATTTCACACCGCATGTCGTGACCGTAGGCACAGGGGAG GATGTTGCTGCAAGGATACTCTCCTTCTCCCAAAAGGGCCCACGGGCGATTTGCATTCTCTCTGCAAATGGAGCCATCTCCAACGTCACTCTACGCCAGCCTGGTTCTTCTGGCGGCACCTTGACATATGAG GGTCGCTTTGAGATTCTATCTTTATCTGGATCCTTCACAGTCACAGAAACTGGTGGCGTACGTAGCAGAAGCGGTGGGATAAGTGTCTCACTTGCTGGCCCTGACGGTCGTGTGGTTGGTGGAGGAGTCGCTGGATTGCTGCTTGCCGCTAGTCCAATTCAA GTGGTGGTCGGGAGCTTCTTGCCGAACACTTTCAAGGAGCATAAAAGGAAGGCTGCCCCGGAATCGGCGTTCTCACCAATTCCAGCATCTACTGGAGTATTGACAGCGGCAAGGCCAATAACTCAGGCAACTCCTGATGATGACTGCGAAACCCCGAGCGCAACAGTACCTGGGCAAGGCCGCGGGGATGCGGAAAACAGCATGAGCAACCCCCCAAACCCAAACTCCTCTTCTTTCCGGACGGCAGATTGGCATGGTCTGCAGTCATCGGGGCACAAACCTTCACCAGATATCAACATATGCTTACCCGCGGAGTAG
- the LOC103696330 gene encoding uncharacterized protein C227.17c-like isoform X2: MDHPPKQEAAAAPTTTNDNSSSSGSAAPKAQALRLSCTKCFDALWFCYSPFHQMQQYYRYGEFDNCFGKWNALFDCLSLKTKKVIRSPGDFRSSGEI, encoded by the exons ATGGATCATCCTCCCAAGCaagaggcggcggcggctccCACCACCACCAACGACAACAGTTCAAGTTCAGGTTCAGCGGCCCCCAAGGCGCAGGCCCTGCGTCTCTCCTGCACCAAATGTTTCGACGCTCTCTGGTTCTGCTACT CTCCATTTCACCAGATGCAACAATACTACAGATATGGAGAATTTGACAATTGCTTTGGGAAGTGGAATGCTCTCTTTGACTGTTTGAGccttaaaacaaaaaaagtCATCAGAAGTCCAG GAGATTTTAGAAGCTCGGGAGAAATCTAA
- the LOC103696330 gene encoding uncharacterized protein LOC103696330 isoform X1 has translation MDHPPKQEAAAAPTTTNDNSSSSGSAAPKAQALRLSCTKCFDALWFCYYCTRLEDVMTTLLIQFSYNAVFSRASKNFSFCSKEFNANFSVYDAMQILVGSISPDATILQIWRI, from the exons ATGGATCATCCTCCCAAGCaagaggcggcggcggctccCACCACCACCAACGACAACAGTTCAAGTTCAGGTTCAGCGGCCCCCAAGGCGCAGGCCCTGCGTCTCTCCTGCACCAAATGTTTCGACGCTCTCTGGTTCTGCTACT ATTGCACAAGACTTGAGGATGTGATGACTACACTGTTGATACAATTTTCATATAACGCTGTGTTTTCACGTGCATCAAAGAATTTCTCATTCTGTAGCAAGGAATTTAATGCCAACTTCTCAGTTTATGATGCGATGCAAATACTTGTAGG CTCCATTTCACCAGATGCAACAATACTACAGATATGGAGAATTTGA